AGGCAAACTACCGCACCTACCTCCAGCAGCTCCAGGACCGACCCGCTTCCGACCTCATTGAGCAGGCCGCGGAGATCGCCGCGGTAAAGCTCGTCTATGATGAGCTTATGGGTGGCTGTAATCCGGATTATGCGGATTACCTGCTCCGGTTTGATAACCCGCTCCAGTTAGTGAGCGACCAGTGGCTGGCGGAGCAGAATGTGTCCCATGCCGACGAAATGGACCATGTGCTCTGGAACATCGCCGACAAAGGGCTGGGAGAGGGGGACTATGCCATGCTGGAGGATGGGCAGACCCCGGAACAGAACGAGGGGGTACGCTTATGCTGAAGCTCCTCCGTTCCCAGCGCGGCGAGGGGTATATCGATGTGGCAGTGCTGGTGCTGTGTGTCATGCTGGTTCTCGCTGTTGCTGTCAGCGTCATGCCGGTATTCATAACGAAAAACAAGCTGGACACTTACGCCTCAGAGCTGTGCCGGGAAGCGGAGATCGCCGGACGCGTCGGCACGGAAACCACCCTCCGGGCGCAGGTCCTGACGGAACAGACAGGGCTGACTCCAAATATTACATGGTCGAAAACTGGAAGAATCCAGTTGAACGAGGAATTCACCGTAACGCTCACCACTCAGGCGGATATTGGGCTGTTCGGCGGCTTTGGAAGCTTCCCTGTTACTCTGAAGGCTGAAGCGTCCGGTAAGAGCGAGGTGTATTACAAGTGACAAATGGAAAATTATGTGCTATACTCAAAAGCAAGAAAGGGACAGCCTTTCCCCTCACCGTTGCGGTCACCCTGGCTCTGCTGCTGTTCCTTTGCGCCGCTTCCGAAGGCATTCGGCTGATGATCATCGCGCAGGGTGTCCGGGATGCGGTACAATCCGCTGTGATTTCGACGGTAAACGATAATTATGAAAACGTGTATCACGGCGTGAGGGAGGGCTATAGCGGAGCATACCAGCCCTCGGCGGCCGAGTTCGAGCAAAGTCTCAATTACGGCGACATTTACAGCCGGCTGGACAAGGTGCTGGGGCTTACGCAGGAGAACGGCTACCAAGTAAAATATACCGGAAGTAACGTGGAATTCAAGCTATCCGGACTGTCCGTCAGCCTACGGAACATGCCGCTGGCCCCGTCGAATCCTGACAATACGAACGGCTTCCTGGCTGATACAATGATACGGCTGGAGGTTCCGGTATCCTTTGCCGGGAACCTTCTGCCGCCGATGATAATCAATCTCAAGGTTCAGGCAAAATATATGCCTTTATTTTAGGTTCTGAAGCGTGGTCCATAGACTTATGGAAAAGTCTGTGGTAATGTGTGATACTGAAAAAAGGAAATTGACAACCAACATGAAAAAGGAGGTAACATACCATGAAACTGACAGAAAAAGCAAAAAAGCGGCTCACGCTTGCCGGACTCGGTGTCGTGTGTGTCGTCCTTGTTATAGCGATAGCCTCGCAGTTTACGGCAAAGGCGCCCAAAGAAGCGGATGTACAGCCCTCAACTGCGGCAACAAACACCGCGACCCCTTCGGTTCCAACCCCTGCGGCTACGAAAACCCCGACCCCCACGCCAGAAGTTAGCGTACAGCCTATAACCCCGACCGAATCAGCTTCCCAGGTGACAGATACTGGAGATTCCACCGGAACGGATCAGAGCATTCAGGCTGAAGTGACCAAACCCGCCGAGCCTTCGGAGGAAGCAAAAACGAATCCTTCTCAAAAGCCAGACAGCAGTACATCCTCATCCTCAACACCGGCAACACCGAAATCCGGAGATAAGAATTCAAAAGGTCAGGTTTGGGTACCGGGATTTGGCTGGGTAGATGATGAAGGCGCAAATTCAGGAACATCAGTTGATGGTGAAGGCGATATAAATAAGCAAGTCGGCAACATGGATTAAATACAAAGTTTAATAATAGTCAAAAGGCACTGTTTATCAATTGTGAACGGTGCCTTTTGTTTTTCGGAGGTATGCTATGAAACCTAAATGGATCAAAATACTGGTCTTGGTGCTAATGATATCGCTCCTATTACCTACCGTGGCTCATGCTGAAGGGGAAGGAAATATTGACAACGGAGGCGGGGGCATGGGTAGTGGTAGCAGTGAAAACTATTGGAATGTTGGAGATGAAGGTGTTAGGATAACCGTTGTTCGTGCTAGTGACCGGGCAATTGTATCAACACCTGTGGATTTTACAAATAAAACTCCACCCGGAACGATCATACACTTTGGGAAAGTAAGTAAACTACAGTATAATAATGGAGCATCGCTTACCCCTCATGTAAATGGCTATACTTACTACAATCCAGGAGAGACAATACCACGCATTATTAGTTCTGGCAGTGGACAGGCAAGTATAGATGAAATAAAGCGGTATTTCTGCTCAGAGTACATTGTCATGAGAATAGCGGACGTAACAGGTATGAATTATGATGTTCTGACAAATGGACAATACAAGCTTCTTTTAGAGCCGATTGCCTATTTGACATTTGGAGGAACCAAGTATGCCATGACTGCCATGGAAGCCGCACTTTTTGACCAGCAACTTGGTGGAGGCTTACGGAGTAAGATGGTGTCACTCAGCCACAAAAACCTGCCGCTGGCAATGTTCTTGGAAACTCCAGATCTCGGCTATCCAGCATGGAACGGCTCTACGACTACCGCTGCTTCGAATACGGACATCATCTCATCCCTTGGGCTTGGGATTGTGCGGTTTAACGGTGCCCAAGCTGACCCACCTGAGGCCAGCACGGTTGACTACGAATACCGTGTAAACACAGAGGTCATCACCTCGGTGACTGTGCGGGGCGGACAGGCCGATCCGGATCATCCTGTCACGGTTAGATTTACTATCGGCGGACAAACCTACACGGTAAGCGGCGTGTATTATCCGTCAGGTGACAGCCAGCTGGTGTGGGTGCACTGGACAACACCAGTCATTCCACAAACGATGACCATTTACGTATCAGTAACTGGCAGCGGTTCGGCAAGTCAGGGGACTATCACAGCAAAGATCGTCGATCTCTCAGGGAATGATCCCCCCAATCCGGTGGCGGATGACCGCAACAACTCCTACACCAAACCGTCTGTACCAAGCAAAGCGCAGAACACCTCTGCTTCGTGGGGAATCTGGCGTCCCTGGTGGCATGCCAATTGGGTATGGATTTCTACGGGCGAAGATACCGGATATTGGGTAGACGAAGGCTGGTGGGAGTTCGACTGGATTTCATATAGCGCAAGTCTTTCTGCTACAATGAGCATTGTCCCGGATGCCAAAAACCCCACCGCTTCGGGCAAAAGTATGAAAAGTGGCTATGGCATCAACCAGACCACTACGGCGAATGTCAGTACCAATCAGTCCTCGGCAGTAACAGATGCACAGACCGCCGTGACCTATTTCCCCGAATTTCAATACAAAACATACTGGCGGCTGCTGGAGCAGACGCAATCCGGATACAACGCTAAATTTGAGTTCGCGTCCAACAAATACTCGACCTATAAACGCCGTACACACTTCACGCCCATCTGGTTCCCGGACGGAAGCTACACGGCATATACATGGCTCATTGACTGTTGGACGCCAGCCGGAATGTTGTCAGCCAACCTCACAGACTCTGTCGCTATACAGGGCAACCTCTGGTCGGACTGGCATATCGCCCCTGTAAAACCCTAAGCCTCAGAAAAGAAAAAGGATCGCAGAGTGACATCTTTGCGGTCCTTTTTCATGTAAAAAATTATATGGAAAGGTGGAAGTATTCTATGAAAATGAAACGTATTCTCTCGGTTTTCTGTATCGTTCTTCTTCTGACCTGCCTCTTTGCAACAACCGTCTATGCTGCACCCTCCGGTGATGTGGCTGGTGCGATAGAGAACACATGGAACGATGCCTCCAGCCAGATTAAAACAGTGGTCAATAAAGTTGTATTCCCTGCGATAGACCTGGTTCTGGCGGTGTTTTTCTTCGCCAAGCTCGGTACGGCTTATTTTGATTATCGGAAGCATGGTCAGTTCGAATGGGCCGCGCCGGCGATTCTGTTTGCCTGTTTGGTGTTCACGTTAACGGCTCCGCTTTACATCTGGTCTATCCTTGGAATGTAGGAGGTATGAAAATGAATTACTTTGAACAGGAGCTTCGCAGGCTGTTCGGAAATGACACAGCCATCTCTGATAAAAAATTCGTCGGAAGGGCTTTTTTCGGGAGACTCACCGACAATCTCCGTGTGAGAATTGAATTCGTCACGATGGGGATAGCGGACCATTACGAGGCGATCAAGGCAACCGTCATCAATCGAAATGACGGACCGGTAGACGCTGTAACGCTTCGATTTTCTGACCTGTTTGGTAAGAAAGCGGTCAGCAACCCAAACTTCAGGAATGGCATCACTCCGTACATATGGAGGTATGGAGAGGAAATCGATTGGTATGTCTATAAGCCGAATAAAGCGGACTATGATCAGATATCCGAGGCCATCAACAATTACCTTGACGTGTTCAGGGAACCTACGCAGGAGATGGAGCAGTCGGGACAGAGCGAAAACGGCCTGACAATGCGAGGCATCTAAAACAACTTTTCGGGAGCTTGTAAAATGACAGGCTCCCTTATTTTTTTGTCAAGGAGGTGATGCCCATGTTCATATGGGACTTTGCAGCTGATACTGTGCTGAAACAGATTCTGGATTGGGTCTATGGCCAGATCATTGGCTTTCTCGGCAACTTTTTTTCTGCTATGGGCAATATGGGCGCCGATCTGTTCGAAATGACCTGGGTGAAATCCATTGTACTGTTCTTTTTCTATCTGGCTTGGGCGCTATACGGCACAGGATTGGTGGTATCCATCTTTGAGTGCGGCATTGAGTATCAGTCCGGCCGAGGAAGCATTAAGGACACAGCGCTCAACATTCTCAAGGGCTTTCTGGCAGTGGGGCTGTTTTCCACGGTGCCAGTGGAGCTGTATAAGCTCTCCGTTTCCCTGCAGAGCAGTTTCACAGCCGGCATTACCGGATATGGCTCCGGCGTTGATACTCTCGCGGGTAACATCATCAGCCAGCTGTCCTCGGCCGGAAGTCTGGACAGCGCAGGGACAGCCGGCGTGTTTGGAGGTGCTGGAAGCACAATCAACCCGATCATGATGCTGTTTATTCTTATTATGATGGGCTATGCAGTGATCAAGGTTTTTTTCGCCAACCTCAAGCGTGGCGGAATCCTGCTCATCCAAATAGCTGTAGGCAGCCTTTATATGTTTAGTGTTCCGAGAGGTTATCTGGACGGTTTTGTCAGCTGGTGCAAGCAGATCATCGGCCTGTGCCTTACGGCCTTCCTCCAGTCCACAATCCTAATAGCAGGTCTGATGGTAATCAAAGACCACGTTCTGCTGGGGCTGGGGTTGATGTTGGCAGCCGGAGAAATCCCCCGCATCGCCGGAGCCTTTGGACTGGATACCAGCACCAAGGCCAACCTCATGAGTGCGGTATATACCGCTCAGACCGCTGTCAATATGACACGCACTGTGGTAAAGGCGGTGGCTGCGAAATGAAGCTGGTATATATCTGTTCTCCCTTCGCGGGAGATATCGAAAACAATCTTCGGTTTGCCAGAGCCGCCTGCCGCTATGCCGCGGATCAAGGGTGTGCGCCCATAGCTGTCCATATGCTGTACCCGCAAATCTTGGATGACTCAGTCCCCGCTGAAAGAGAGGCCGGCATTCAGATGGGCTTGCGAGTACTGGCCTCCTGCGATGAGGTATGGATTTGCGGTGAGCGGATCAGCCACGGAATGGGCTGTGAGATCGCGGAGGCCGAGCGGCTCGGCATTCCAATACGGAACATATCAACAGAACAAATAAAAGGAGGAATCACTATGAAGCAGTACGGTATTTGGGCACGGCAGAGCGCCGACTCAATCTGCGGAAAAGAAAGGGAGATCGAGCTGGAGGAAGCGCCCTCCTCCGGCATGAAGCTGCAGCTGTGACTTCAATGCTGACCCTCGGAAGCCTGTTCGACGGGATCGGTGGATTTCCGCTGGCAGGCGTCCGGCAGGGCTTTACCCCTGTATGGGCCAGCGAAATCGAACCGTTTCCCATTAAAGTCACGAAATTACGGTTTCCGAATATGCTACATGTTGGCGACATCACACAGCTGAAAGGTGCTGAACTGACTCCCGTGGATGTGGTCTGCGGGGGGAGTCCATGTCAGGATCTTAGTGTGGCAGGAAAACGCGCCGGCCTTCAAGGCGAACGTTCCGGGCTGTTCATGGAGCAGGTTCGTGTCATCAAGGAGATGAGAGCGTATGACAAAGCAAACGGAAGGACAGCTGACACTGTTCGACCTCGGTATATGTGCTGGGAAAATGTTCCTGGAGCCTTCAGTTCCTCAGACTCCGAGGACTTCAGGGCGGTACTCGAAGAAACCTGCAGAATTGCTGACAGTACCGTATCTATACCTCGACCTCCGGGAGGGGTATGGCAATCTGCTGGGGCCATATTGGGAGATCAATTCTCCGTTGCTTGGAGAGTATTGGATGCTCAATACTGGCCCCGCACCCCGCAACGGAGGAAACGTATCTACCTTGTCGCAGATTTTGCAGGCCGAACCGCACCCCAAATATTATTTGAGCAAGACCGCTTGTTTGGGGATTCTGCGGAGAGCGAAGAAACGCGGCAAAGAGCTGCCGCCTGTCCTGAAAAAGGCACTGGAAATACAGGCAGGAATCCGTCCGATCACGGAGATAACGGCAGAGAATGTCTGACACCGTGGGATGTGCAGAGCCGCCGTATTTATGAAAGCGGCGGTGTTTGGCCCTCCCTCTACAGCGGCGGTGGAAGAAATCCGGGTGGACTTCTGTTTGCGGCTTCTTTTTCTGCCGGACAGGGTGCAAAAGCCGGAGGCATCGGTTATCAGGAAGAATGCGCGCCAACGCTAAAGGCTTCGGAAAGCGGTACAAACATGGTACCATCGGTGCTGTGTCTGAATGACCAGGGCGGCAACCGCATGGATATCACTGAAAATATCACAGCTACGCTGCGGGCGCAGATGGATGGACATCCCCCTCTTGTATTGGGTACCCAGCCGGAACTGTTCGAGAACCATGGCATTGACTCGCGCTATACTGGCCCCCATGAGGTAGCCCCAACGATGTCTGCCCGGTATGGCACAGGGGGAAACAACGTGCCGCTGATTTCCCAGCCGGCTGTTCTTCCAGATGAAGAATGTGCCGATCTGTCACCTGACGAAACCTACTGTATCGCCGGTAATATTATCGACCGGCAGGATCATAACGGCGGGAACGGCATCGGCGTACAGCCTGACATCAGTTATACCGTAACGGCCACTGATCGGCATTGTGTCTTTTCCCAGCAGCGAAGTGACGAATATGCACAAAACGAGGTGGTCAGCACCCAAAGCGCAAGACAGTACAAGGATGCAACCGACCTAGTGTGCGAATCTGACGTCGCCGGGCTGGACTGCCGGAACGGTATGGAAAACGGCGATCTGTGTGGAACCCTCCAGTCTAAAACGGATGGTGGGTACTCCCTTAACAACGTGCATCCTGTTCGGGTCGGTAAGCTGATCCGGAGGCTGACGCCGCTGGAATGCGAACGGCTTCAAGGGTTTCCGGATTATTGGACGGATATCCCCGATGCATCGGACAGCGCCCGATACAAAGCACTCGGCAATAGTGTGGCGATCCCCTGTGTGGAGCATGTGCTCCGAGGGATCGCCTATTTTTTACGGAAATTCAAGCAAGAAAAGGAGGCTTCCTGATATGTACATTTACCCTGACAACCTGAAATCCAAGGCGGTGCTGTGGCTGTGGCAGCTCCGCGACATCGGTGTGATCGGCATCGGTCTTTTACTCTCTGTGTTTGCGCTGGCTCAGCTCCGTTTCCTGCCGCCCATCGTCATCACCGCCCTGTATGCATTTCTGACCATACGGTTTGACGATACCAGCATCCTCGACTTTATCAAATATGCCTGCGCCTTTTTCTTATCAAAACAGCAGGTCTACGAATGGGGGTACACCAAGTATGAATAAAACAGAAAAGAAAAAAGCCAAGCAAAAGCAGTTTACAAGACAGCTCATCAATACCAAGGCCGTCACCGACTACAGCCTGGCGACGAACCGGGGCGACGAGTTAGTATACTTCTGCGTCAAGCCGACCAATATTTCCGTCCTTTCCGAGGAAAGCATCTCCGCCAGGATCTACGCATTGATGACAGTGCTCAAGGGTATGGCCGAGCTGGAGTTTCTGTGTTTGAACAGCCGGGAGAACTTTGAGGACAACAAGCAGTTTCTCAGAACCCGGTTGGAACAGGAAGGTAATCTGGCAGTGAGAAGGATGCTGGAGCAGGATCTGACCCAGCTTGACCGGATACAGGTGCAGATGGCGACGGCCAGAGAGTTTCTGGTGGTAATCCGGCTCCGAAATGAGAAAGAAAGCGAGGTATTCCCCTATTTAAACCGCATAGAAAAAACCCTGCGTGAGCAGGGCTTTTCTACGAAGCGCGCCGGCAAGCAGGACATTAAGCGCTTGCTGGCAATTTATTTTGAGCAGAACGTTACTACTGAAAAGTTTGAAGAATATGACGGTGAAAGATGGATAATTTTAAATGACTGATTTTCCCGCTTTTACAGAGAGAAAAAACAGCATTCGAAAGCAACCGGCAAATGCTGCTGTCATAGGCTTGCCGGTTGCCTTTTCATATATGAATTATTCTATAGACATGGCATCCATAATCAACTGAAATATTTGTCTGCTTGTTTCACTGTCACGATAAGTCAAACTGTATAAAAGATCGTTGGTGAGTCCCTGCATGAACCCTGCAACCACAGGCACAATAAAAAACCGTTCCTTAAGCGCGAGATTTAATTGTTCCATCAAGTTTTCATCAACAAGGAAAATGATTTTTTTATATAGCTCGCACAGCTTTACATCATCCAGGATATTCAGCATTGCCTCCTGTTCCCGAACATAAGACTGAGTGGCATATTCCATAAACGCATCGGCCAATAAAACGCTGTGCAGGCTCATAATTGTTGTTCTTTCCTGATAGGTGTCCTGCTGCAAATCAAAGGACTGTTTTACAGTTTGATAAAAAGGATGTTCTTCCAGTGCCCCGCTACCATCCATCACGGCATAGCAGAGATTTTGAAGTTCAGAACCTGCTTCAAAGCCTTTTTCAGCGGCTTCGTAGAGCAAGGTGTTGTTGGCGGCTTCCAGCACGTAGGATAGATAGCTGTCAAGCAGATAGCCCTGTTTGCTGAGCTTTTCACGGATTTCTTTTGCAAGTTTAAAGAGATTTTGAACAGAGTTTTTTGTACGCTCTGGTTCAAAGGTGCCAATAAAGTTGCTCCTGTTTTCAAAGATGTTCATATGATCCCGACCTTTCTTTGTTAGTCGGAAATTTTCGGGTACGTAAAAACGCATGCAAAGGCGGGGGCATGTTTGCCCGTTCCCCTTGCACGCGTGAAAGTTTATCCTTGTGCAGCCATAAAAAACGAGGTAAAATAACCTTGTCATGGTGCCGTTAAACGGTTGTGCAGGGTGCTTGTCTCACCTTGTGCAGGGCGGATATGCTCGTAACATATCTGCCTGCCATGACGTTTTTATTTTCCGAGAAATTCCCGTTGGTGTCTATATGAGCTCTGACAGAGAGAAAAGTCAAGAGATAAACGCTATTATCCAATGGCAATGTTGAAATTATTTTAGATTTATTATTTATAAAAGGCACAGTAAATTGACTTTCGGTGCATATAGTGATATTATGATGGCAAGAATATGAGATAAAGTTCATGGTTATAATATCACTTTAGGAGGTGAAAATATGGAACAGATTGGATATGGAGAACACATTGCCCACACTGTCAAAAATGTGCCTTATGAAGCAGCAATCCAAACCGAGGACATTGCGGAGCAGTTGGCCGAGAAGTTCGCACTTCCATACGATCAGGCCAAAACCTTAACCAACGTCAAGCTAAAACGGATGGCGGACAAGGGCGAAATTGAGCGACTGCAAAAAGGTGTCTACTGCCATGTAAAACAAACCGTTTTTGGGAAGGTCACACCCAGCATCGACCAGGTGCTGTTAAAAACACTAATAATACAAAATGGCGTAAAAATAGGTTATGAATCCGGGGCTTCCCTGTTCAACAAGCTGGGGCTGACAACCTTGATTTCACGTGACATAGAAATCATTACAAACCGTTATGGAGCTAAGCTGCCGGAAGGCTGCCATATCAAAGTGCGAAAGCCGCCTGCGGTTGTGACGGACGAGAATTGGAAATACCTTCAGTTCATCGATATGTTTGACGAACTGCCAGATGCGCATACGGATGCGGAAAACCCGGAACAGTTGCTGTTGCAGTATGCAAAAAGGCAGCAATTAGACAGCCTTACACTGATCTTCACAGCGCGCAGATACTACTCACAGAAAATAGTGCTGCCGCTCATTGATTTACTCATGGAGGTGAAAAATGAAGCTACATCAAGATAGAGAAGCGTTTGGAGATTTGCTTTCCGATGTCAGCCGGAGAACCGGCATTCGAAGCGACATCATAGAGAAGGATTATTACCTTACTCTGCTACTATGGGAGTTGGCGGAAAAGCAGGGTACGCTTCCGGCATACTTTAAGGGTGGTACCGCTTTGTATAAAGCAATAGGCCGTATAAAGCGCTTTTCCGAAGATATTGATCTCACAGTTGAGATACATGACTGTTCAAAAAGCCAAGGGAAAAAGCGTCTGGAAACAGCGGCGAATGGCTACACCACGCTTTTGAGAACAGCAGATAAAACAAGGGAAAGCAATCAAAGGGGCAGCATCACCAGTGTATTTGAATATGATCCTGTTACCACCATTGATGCTTATGATGCGCTTCAACGGTTTGGATATGTAAAAGTTGAGGCGACATCATTCACCATCAGTGAGCCAGTTGAAACCCTTGAGATCTCGCCTCTGCTCTATTCGGAAGCTACCCAATTACAACGTCAAGTCCTGGAAAGCAGTTATGAGGTCAGACCGTTTGTGATCGGGACCATTAAGATGGAACGGATTTTTGCAGATAAAATACTGGCTGCAGAGTTTTACTACCAGCGTCGTATGCTGTTTGACACCGCAAAGCATCTTTATGATCTGGCCACGATGATGGAGCAGGACAGAATACAGACTCTACTTTCTGCACCGGAGGACTTGATAAAAATGCTTGCCTACAAGCGCAGAGAAGAAAAAGAAAGAATTGGAAGTGATCTTGCGGAAAAACCGTTTTCCGAATTTCAGCTGTTTCGGGCAATTGATGTTGATGCAGAACTTTCTGCAGCCTTTTCAAAGATGCAGGAGATTTATGTATTTTCGCAGAGGGATATCCTTTCGCTCACACAATTGTCTGTGTCCATGAGCGCACTGAATCAATCCTTGCTTAAACTGGATGAAGGTCTTCAAATGACACAGACCATCAGTGAAGGTCCGCAACAGCAAATGTTCTGAAGCTGAGAACCTCTTAGAAACAATTGGATAAAATCATGCCCCCGTATAATTACGCGGGCTTTTTTATTTTCAGAAAAGCTATAATAGGAAATCGCCTAATCTCAGGCTGTCACAAAAGTGGCGGTCTTTTTTTATTTCAATCAAGACCAGAAAGGATGGTAAGCCAATGTCAAGAAGAATCAAACCACAGAGTATCCCGCAGGAGGATATCCGAATTCAAGAATTCCTCGACATGATCGCGCCCTCAGTAGTCAAATTCAACACAGATCATTTTATCTGCGGTAACACATATCGATGCGTATGGGCTTTGCGCGAATATCCAACAGAAACGAGTGAGCAGGCCATCCTGCGGCACCTTGGGGAAAAGGACGGCGTAACCTTGCACATTTACACCCGGCATGTGTCCCCCGTGGAGGAAAAGAAGATCATTAGCAATGCTGCCAATAAAAACCGGATGCAAAGAAGCAGCACCCAGGATCTCCAGCAGACAGTCACGGCCGAAAGCAATCTGCAGGATGTTGCCAATATCGTAGCGCAGATGCACCGGAGCAAAGAGCCGCTCCTGCACACAGCAGTATATATCGAGCTGTTCTCCCATGACCTCGACCAACTCAAACTCCTGCAAACAGAGGTGCTGACCGAGCTCGTCAGGAGCAAGCTCAATGTGGACAGACTCCTGCTCCGTCAACAGCAGGGATTTCTATCGGTCATGCCTTCTGGCTGGAACGTGTTCGGGGATCAGTTTGAACGGGTGCTGCCTGCCAGCTCTGTTGCAAACCTTTATCCTTTCAACTACAGCGGGAAAACCGATCCCAATGGTTTCTGCATCGGGCGAGATAAGTTCGGCAGCAACATACTCGTGGATTTCAACCGCCGCGCTGATGACAAGACCAACGCCAATATCCTCATCCTCGGAAACAGCGGCCAGGGTAAGAGCTATCTGTTAAAACTCATCCTGACCAACTTGCGGGAAACAGGTATGCATATCCTGGCTCTTGATCCTGAGATGGAGTACGAGGAACTGACCTTAAACCTTGGCGGATGTTTCATTGACCTGATGAGCGGTGAATTTATCATCAATGTTCTGGAGCCGAAGTCATGGGATGAAAGTGGCGATCCCAGGGATACGGAAGCACCCCAGGCGTTCCGTCAGACCAGCAAGCTCAGCCAGCACATCAGCTTCCTGAAAGATTTCTTCCGTGCCTATAAAGATTTTAATGATCGCCAGATCGATACCATCGAAATCATGCTGGGTAAGCTCTACGATAAATGGGGTATCACGGATCACAGCAACTTTGACCGTTTAAAGCCCACGGACTATCCGATTCTGTCTGACCTGTATGACCTGATCGAGCAAGAATACAAGACCTTCGATGAGGGTAAGCGTCAGCTCTATACCGCCGATATCCTGCGGGAAATCTGCCTTGGACTCCACTCCCTGTGCAAGGGTGCGGAGTCTAAATTTTTTAACGGGCACACCAATATCATCAGCAATGAATTTGTGACATTCGGCGTCAAAGGGCTCTTGCAGGCCAGCAAAAACCTGCGCAATGCCCTGCTGTTCAACGTTTTGTCGTACATGTCAAATGAACTGCTCACCACCGGGAACACCGCAGCCAGCATTGACGAGTTGTATCTGTTCCTGACCAATCTGACAGCCATTGAGTATATCCGAAATTTTATGAAGCGCGTCCGCAAAAAGGAAAGCGCGGTCATCCTCGCGTCGCAGAATCTGGAGGATTTCAACGTGGAACATATCAAGGAACTGACGAAGCCCCTGTTCTCCATTCCGACTCATCAATTCCTGTTCAACGCCGGTTCCATCGACGCCCGCTTCTACATGGATACGCTCCAGTTGGAGAAGTCAGAGTACGACCTGATCAAATACCCGCAGCGTGGCGTGTGTTTGTACAAATGTGGTAATGAGAGGTACAACCTAATGGTCCAGGCGCCGGAGTATAAATCGGAGCTATTCGGAAAGGCAGGTGGACGATAATGAAAGGTCGTGATAAACCATGGAGATGAAGGAGCAGCGCTTTGGTATTGAAATTGAAATGACCGGCATAACGAGGCAGGAGGCTGCCAATGTCGCTGCCTTATATTTTGGCACCGCAGCAAATTATGATGGGTATACATAC
This window of the Methylomusa anaerophila genome carries:
- a CDS encoding VirB4 family type IV secretion system protein; this translates as MSRRIKPQSIPQEDIRIQEFLDMIAPSVVKFNTDHFICGNTYRCVWALREYPTETSEQAILRHLGEKDGVTLHIYTRHVSPVEEKKIISNAANKNRMQRSSTQDLQQTVTAESNLQDVANIVAQMHRSKEPLLHTAVYIELFSHDLDQLKLLQTEVLTELVRSKLNVDRLLLRQQQGFLSVMPSGWNVFGDQFERVLPASSVANLYPFNYSGKTDPNGFCIGRDKFGSNILVDFNRRADDKTNANILILGNSGQGKSYLLKLILTNLRETGMHILALDPEMEYEELTLNLGGCFIDLMSGEFIINVLEPKSWDESGDPRDTEAPQAFRQTSKLSQHISFLKDFFRAYKDFNDRQIDTIEIMLGKLYDKWGITDHSNFDRLKPTDYPILSDLYDLIEQEYKTFDEGKRQLYTADILREICLGLHSLCKGAESKFFNGHTNIISNEFVTFGVKGLLQASKNLRNALLFNVLSYMSNELLTTGNTAASIDELYLFLTNLTAIEYIRNFMKRVRKKESAVILASQNLEDFNVEHIKELTKPLFSIPTHQFLFNAGSIDARFYMDTLQLEKSEYDLIKYPQRGVCLYKCGNERYNLMVQAPEYKSELFGKAGGR
- a CDS encoding nucleotidyl transferase AbiEii/AbiGii toxin family protein, which gives rise to MKLHQDREAFGDLLSDVSRRTGIRSDIIEKDYYLTLLLWELAEKQGTLPAYFKGGTALYKAIGRIKRFSEDIDLTVEIHDCSKSQGKKRLETAANGYTTLLRTADKTRESNQRGSITSVFEYDPVTTIDAYDALQRFGYVKVEATSFTISEPVETLEISPLLYSEATQLQRQVLESSYEVRPFVIGTIKMERIFADKILAAEFYYQRRMLFDTAKHLYDLATMMEQDRIQTLLSAPEDLIKMLAYKRREEKERIGSDLAEKPFSEFQLFRAIDVDAELSAAFSKMQEIYVFSQRDILSLTQLSVSMSALNQSLLKLDEGLQMTQTISEGPQQQMF